From [Flavobacterium] thermophilum:
CCCCTTCTTTTCCCCGAGGCCAAAATCGGTGCAGCGGTGCTCGATGAACGGATTGAGTTCGACAAACGTTCCTTCATCCAATAGCAAGTCAATCCGCTCGCGCGCCGTCAGCTTCCCTTTCGCGTGCTGCTGTTCAATTTTCTCATCGCCCCCGCCCAGTTCAATCTCGCGTCGGCGGTCATATAATTCATTGATTTTGTCGTACATGTCGCTCATTGGTGTCCCTCCGTTTTCGGCCGTTCACAAAGCTCATACAACACGCCGCCGGTCGATTTCGGGTGCATGAACGCGACCCATGCCCCGCCGGCGCCGCGTTTCGGCGCATCTTGAATCATGCGGATGCCATGCTCCTTGAGCTCACGGATGCGCTCGGCGATGTCCTCGACGCCAAGCGCCACGTGATGAATCCCTTCACCGCGCTTCTCGATAAATGTCGCCACCGCGCTCTCTGGCGACAGCGGCTCAAGAAGTTCAATTTTCGCCTCTCCCGCCTGCAAAAACGCCACTTTCACCTGCTCCGACTCGACTTCCTCGATGCCAAGAAACGGCAGGCCGAGCACATCCGTATAAAACGGAAGCGCTTTCTCGATCGAGCGGACGGCAATGCCGATATGGTCGACTTTTTTCACTTCCATCGTCTGCATCCCCTTTGCCGCAAAATGATGAGGCCAACATTTTATTATTCGCCGTTTCGACAAAAAATCCTGCTTTTTTTTGTTTTTCTTTGTCTGCGCAACGGTCAAGCCATGGAGCGGTCCGTTTCATCTCTCATCCTGCTTTTTTCCTTGTCCGCCCTGCGGTTTGCCGTTACAATAAACGTAGAACAGCGGACGGAAGGAGGACGGACCGTTGTCGCGGAAAACGCAAAAATTCATCGTGTATGTAATGCTCATTTGCATGCTGCTGACGACGCTCCTCGCCGGCATCAGCATGTGGTTTTAAACCTGCCCAAAAAAACGCAAGCTCCGAAACGGAGCTTGCGTTTTTCATCGGACAGCGCCGTACCGTTTGGCAATGGCGTAAAGCGATTCGTTGCTGCGGAGAATGAGCACACGGGCGCCAATCGGCACCCGTTCATACAAATGCTCGACATCGCGGTTGTGCATGCGCACGCAGCCTTGCGAAACGTAGCCGCCAATCGACGCCGGGTTGTTCGTGCCGTGAATGCCGTAGATGCGCCCGTCCGTCCCGCGCGCGTTAAAGCCGATCCACCTTGCGCCGAGCGGATTGTTCGGCGCCCCGCCTGGAATGTTCTTTTTCCGATAATACGGGTATTTCGCCTTCACCGTCACCGTAAACATTCCTTCCGGCGTCAAATCGGTATTGACCCCGGTCGCCACGGGATAAACGGCTTCGATGCGGCCGTCGCGGACGAGCGCGAGCTTATTGATCGCTTTGTTCACAATGACAAGCGGCTTCGCCTCCGCCGCTGTCTGGAAAGGCGCCCCCAACACTGCGGTTATCACGAGACAAATGGCCAACCATACCCGCATATCCGTCCATCCTTTGCTTGAATGTTTGGCTATAGTGTGCGCCAAAACGGATGGACATATGCCCTGCATCATGCCTTCAGCCGCTGCGGTTTTCGTTCGTTTCCGGGATGGAATTCGCTTTTGATGATTAAATATCGCTCCAATTCGCGCACTAAATGAAACAACGCCGCCCGCTCTTCAAACTGCTCGCGCGTCTTTGGCAGCGGCATCGCTTTAAACTGTTCGCGCATCTCGGCAAGGCGCCGCAAAAACCGATCGGCCGTATTTCCCGGGTGAATGGCATCGCTTAATTCGTCGATAAAATCGGCGACCATCATCCGCTGCTCGACCGTGTAGACAAGCGATGTCACAAGCGGAAGCATATGCTCGATGATTTCCAACTGCCGCTCGCGCATGCGGAAGTAGCGGACATATTCATCCTCATTCCGCCATAATTGATTGTCGGCGTGGCGCATGGCGAGCTTTTTCGCTTTGTCGAGCGTCTCCGCCGCAAGCGGCAGCTCCTTCCCATCCCAATCAAGCTCATTTGTGCGCAAGTAGCGGACGATTTCTTTTAAAATAATGCGAAACAAATCTTCGACAATGCGCTGGTACTCTTTGAGCTCCTTCTCGGCGCTCGGCATATACATGTTCATCAGCAGCGCTACCCCAATGCCAACCGCCACCAGCAAGATCTCATTGGCGACCAATCCCCACGTGATGTCCCCGGCCGCATACAAATGCAAAATAATGACCGAGCTTGTCGCAATGCCTTCATTGATTTTCAAGCGAACCGTCACAGGAATGAACAACAAAAGCAACAGCCCGATCGTCCACGGATGATAGCCGAAGGCGGTAAAAAACAACGCCGCAAACCCGACCGCAACGACGCACGCCGCAAAACGGGCCCGAGCGGTCTCAAGCGACCGCTTTTTCGTCACTTGGACGCATAAAATGACGATAATGCCAGCGGAAGCGAAATTATGCAGGCCGATCAGCTGAGCGATGGCAATCGCCAGCGCCGCCCCCACCGCCGTTTTCAATGTCCGATAGCCGATTTTCATCGCGAGTCTCCTTTGCCAATGGTTGCCGACTTCATTGTACAGATGACGGCGCTTTCGGTGCAAGGAAAAACGGACAATCCTGGCCTCCGCTCCGAAGCCGATCTGTCCCAACAGGCGCAAAAGGACAAAAAAGGCGGCTGTCCGCTCATGCAGGGCAAGCCGCCTAGGCTCACGACGGAGATTTCTCATAAATCGTCTTCCCGTCGCGCTCGATTTCCCGCCGGATCGCTTCGTTCAGCGCGTCGAAAAAAAGCACGTCACATGAGTAAATGCCGACAATCTCGTCAAGATCCTCTTTGATTTTCCACTTTTGTTTGCCGGTGTAGTCCACGCACAAGTCAATGTCCGAGTTGTAGCGGGCCGTGCCGCGCGCCCGTGAGCCGAACAAAATGACTTTTTGTATATCTTCTTCGCCCGCGAAATACGCCATCAGCCGTTCAAACACGGTCGGGCTCATTCCATACATCACGGTCGATCACTTCTTCTTTGATGTTTTGCAGTAGCGTTTCGATTTCGTGGACATATTCATTCATCTGAAATCAAACATGCCTACTTCAGAAAACAGTGAACAGACTAAATCACTTCTAACGATATTTCATGTAGCATATCGAGATCTTGCGTCTGGCAAGATGGGAGGAGCTCACCGTAGACACTTATATTTACTTTCCGCTGTGGAAAAGCCTCAACATGAATTGATTCAATTCTCGCCATATAACGCCCGTTATTTTGAATAAGGATGAACCTCTCCTACTTACAGAAGTAGGAGTTTCCTGTTTTCCCTTCGGGGTGGATGCACGATAGACTGGTTGGCAGCCTATCTGCAGGCAACGCCTGGCATCGGTCTCGTTGGGAACGACAGGCAACATGAGTATCATCGATACTCATGGGCGGGAACTCGCCATCTACGACTTCTTGCTTATGCAATCCGTCGATACGTAAACGGTTTGACCGTAAATTCCAACGGGCGAATTTCGCCATAATATACTTTGGCAAATAAATTCATTGCCCCATGGATATCACGGTGTTGTTTGTATCCGCATTGACATGTATAATTTCTAGAAGAAGATGTATTCTTCTTCCCGCAAACAGGGCATGTTTGCGATGTGTAACTTTCATCTTTTTTCTCTATTTC
This genomic window contains:
- a CDS encoding glyoxalase I → MEVKKVDHIGIAVRSIEKALPFYTDVLGLPFLGIEEVESEQVKVAFLQAGEAKIELLEPLSPESAVATFIEKRGEGIHHVALGVEDIAERIRELKEHGIRMIQDAPKRGAGGAWVAFMHPKSTGGVLYELCERPKTEGHQ
- the ykuD_1 gene encoding Putative L,D-transpeptidase YkuD, with translation MRVWLAICLVITAVLGAPFQTAAEAKPLVIVNKAINKLALVRDGRIEAVYPVATGVNTDLTPEGMFTVTVKAKYPYYRKKNIPGGAPNNPLGARWIGFNARGTDGRIYGIHGTNNPASIGGYVSQGCVRMHNRDVEHLYERVPIGARVLILRSNESLYAIAKRYGAVR
- a CDS encoding Predicted membrane protein gives rise to the protein MRNLRREPRRLALHERTAAFFVLLRLLGQIGFGAEARIVRFSLHRKRRHLYNEVGNHWQRRLAMKIGYRTLKTAVGAALAIAIAQLIGLHNFASAGIIVILCVQVTKKRSLETARARFAACVVAVGFAALFFTAFGYHPWTIGLLLLLFIPVTVRLKINEGIATSSVIILHLYAAGDITWGLVANEILLVAVGIGVALLMNMYMPSAEKELKEYQRIVEDLFRIILKEIVRYLRTNELDWDGKELPLAAETLDKAKKLAMRHADNQLWRNEDEYVRYFRMRERQLEIIEHMLPLVTSLVYTVEQRMMVADFIDELSDAIHPGNTADRFLRRLAEMREQFKAMPLPKTREQFEERAALFHLVRELERYLIIKSEFHPGNERKPQRLKA
- a CDS encoding Predicted nucleotidyltransferases yields the protein MYGMSPTVFERLMAYFAGEEDIQKVILFGSRARGTARYNSDIDLCVDYTGKQKWKIKEDLDEIVGIYSCDVLFFDALNEAIRREIERDGKTIYEKSPS